The following coding sequences lie in one Populus nigra chromosome 15, ddPopNigr1.1, whole genome shotgun sequence genomic window:
- the LOC133673729 gene encoding uncharacterized protein LOC133673729 — protein MCRDELFKEFKKKYSFPEEDESIVRNIWEDKARIALNQQLTRARKKAMSKENTTNIIDCLDKGPAWINNDDWNQMIKDVWSTPEFQRRSESARRNRLTKTDGKISTHSGGTVSFASYRANMQEEAGGKEPPWDDVFTALHQSTKQSGSFIDNKSKKVVENYKMEMISKYGTDRENHPSFDGAAWCVASGGVTKGRVYGAPRMPKSKVSTSSSSHSYSVESSYPSSSYRALQKEIKDKEEEIKKKDDFILEMKRQMDSMKEYLVNNLGYHGGTSNIDQGMPPPLTPSIPPPMAPQIMTPMGPAFQPIFRPTPRPLYPAQSSVDPQYHGSSSQPAP, from the exons ATGTGCAGGGATgaactctttaaagagtttaaG aaaaaatattcctttcctGAGGAAGATGAGTCGATTGTTCGTAATATTTGGGAAGATAAGGCTAGGATAGCTTTGAATCAACAATTGACCCGAGCTCGCAAGAAAGCCAtgtcaaaagaaaacactacaaatattatagattgtcTTGATAAAGGTCCTGCCTGGATAAACAATGATGACTGGAATCAAATGATCAAAGATGTTTGGTCCACCCCTGAATTTCAAAGGAGATCTGAATCTGCTAGGAGGAATCGATTAACCAAAACAGATGGCAAAATAAGCACTCATTCTGGAGGAACAGTGTCATTTGCATCATATCGAGCTAACAtg cAAGAGGAAGCTGGTGGAAAAGAACCTCCATGGGATGATGTCTTTACAGCTTTGCATCAAAGTACTAAGCAATCTGGTAGCTTTATCGACAACAAGTCTAAAAAAGTGgtt gaaaattataaaatggagatgatttcaaagtatggaactgatcgggaaaatcatccttcatttgATGGAGCAGCTTGGTGTGTGGCTTCAGGAGGAGTTACAAAGGGTAGGGTATATGGTGCACCTCGTATGCCAAAATCAAAAGTTAGTACAAGCTCTTCATCACATTCCTACTCGGTGGAGTCATCATATCCCAGTTCATCGTATCGAGCATTGCAAAAGgagataaaagataaagaagaggagataaagaaaaaagatgattttattcttgaaatgaaaCGGCAGATGGATTCCATGAAAGAATATCTTGTGAACAATCTTGGATACCATGGTGGGACATCAAATATTGATCAAGGTATGCCACCACCTTTGACTCCATCAATACCGCCACCTATGGCTCCTCAGATAATGACACCTATGGGTCCTGCATTTCAACCAATTTTTAGACCTACACCTCGACCTTTATATCCTGCTCAATCTTCTGTTGATCCACAATATCATGGTTCGTCTTCGCA